From one Lactiplantibacillus paraplantarum genomic stretch:
- a CDS encoding DUF4811 domain-containing protein encodes MILVLLVVSAVALFLSFIYVHQNTLRISLSVIFAALLVTSIVFVSKNDGQHYGMVKTTTTTTQALKSAGSSKQLDLLLYQSVGTADKHRVYIYKKTTNQKKVSHTTASVKTANQVKTTTATPKLVTKTTRWTYKSNAMKFWFGLANNDKQLIKRTNYFYINKNWVVLSTTQAKQFSKLMKQQQATLKARAKVYVTNQVKAAMVKNPTMSKAQLAKIQKAAAAQYQANAIQSMLKTVKASK; translated from the coding sequence ATGATTCTTGTATTACTCGTTGTTAGCGCAGTAGCGCTCTTCTTATCATTTATCTACGTTCACCAAAATACGTTACGAATCAGCCTATCCGTTATCTTTGCGGCGCTCTTAGTGACCTCGATCGTCTTCGTCTCCAAGAATGATGGTCAACATTACGGGATGGTCAAAACGACGACCACCACCACGCAAGCATTAAAGTCCGCTGGTAGTAGCAAGCAACTTGATTTATTGCTCTATCAAAGTGTGGGTACCGCTGACAAGCACCGGGTCTATATTTATAAAAAGACCACTAATCAGAAAAAAGTTAGCCATACAACGGCTAGTGTCAAGACGGCTAACCAAGTTAAGACGACGACCGCGACGCCTAAGTTAGTTACTAAGACGACACGCTGGACTTATAAGAGTAACGCCATGAAGTTTTGGTTTGGCTTAGCCAACAATGACAAACAGTTGATCAAGCGAACCAACTACTTCTATATCAACAAGAACTGGGTCGTCCTGAGCACAACGCAAGCCAAGCAATTCAGCAAATTGATGAAGCAACAACAAGCAACATTAAAAGCGCGTGCTAAAGTTTACGTGACTAATCAGGTCAAGGCCGCAATGGTCAAGAACCCAACGATGAGCAAAGCGCAACTCGCAAAAATTCAAAAAGCAGCGGCCGCTCAGTATCAAGCCAATGCCATTCAGAGTATGCTAAAAACAGTTAAGGCTAGCAAATAG
- a CDS encoding MDR family MFS transporter has product MSTPVDTHGKPYNRGLLIAVLLIGTFCTVLNQTILTTAFPTLMKDFDITTSTVQWLTTGFMLVNGIMIPVSAWLSSRISTKWLYLTAMAIFEIGTIICWTAPNFGFLLTGRLIQAVGVGVTMPLLQTIMLSIFPADKRGAAMGTAGIVIGLAPAIGPTLSGWVIDNLSWRDLFGLIVPIVAIVLIAGFFFMANVLETSKPKLDFASLVLSTIGFGSLLYGFSSVGDNGWTSAVVLSTLIIGVIFIIGFIWRQLTMENPFLQLRVFKHAEFTIAAILSSVANMAMVGAEMVIPLYLQIIHGFSAFESGLSLLAGALMMGVMSPITGRAFDRFGAKRLAILGMFLLTIGTIPFAFITRNTATVYIVVLYAVRMFGIAMVMMPATTAGMNALPVELMGHGTAVNNTTRQIASSIGTAILTSVLSNVTDATKPAHSLIKSNPLGYQNGYFNATLNGYHAAFWVAVGFSVVGLVVAFFMKGKQHSVKPVMNTKEVND; this is encoded by the coding sequence TTGTCAACTCCTGTTGATACGCATGGGAAGCCCTATAACCGTGGCTTACTCATTGCAGTTTTATTAATCGGTACCTTTTGTACCGTTCTTAATCAAACGATTTTAACCACTGCTTTCCCAACGTTGATGAAAGATTTTGATATCACAACGTCGACCGTTCAATGGTTAACAACCGGATTTATGTTAGTCAACGGGATTATGATTCCCGTCAGTGCATGGCTAAGTTCACGGATTTCTACTAAATGGCTATACCTGACCGCAATGGCTATTTTTGAAATAGGAACTATTATTTGCTGGACGGCACCTAACTTCGGCTTCCTACTGACTGGACGTTTGATCCAGGCCGTTGGGGTCGGCGTAACCATGCCACTACTCCAAACGATCATGTTATCGATTTTCCCCGCTGATAAGCGTGGGGCCGCCATGGGGACTGCCGGTATCGTTATCGGTTTAGCCCCAGCCATCGGCCCAACGTTATCTGGGTGGGTCATTGACAACCTATCATGGCGTGACTTATTTGGTCTAATCGTTCCAATCGTCGCCATCGTTTTGATTGCTGGCTTCTTCTTCATGGCTAATGTTCTGGAAACATCTAAGCCCAAACTAGATTTTGCCTCACTAGTGCTTTCAACCATTGGTTTTGGGAGTTTGCTATACGGCTTTTCATCCGTTGGTGACAATGGCTGGACTTCTGCCGTTGTCCTCTCAACTTTGATTATTGGTGTTATCTTCATCATTGGCTTCATCTGGCGTCAATTAACGATGGAAAATCCATTCTTACAATTACGGGTCTTCAAACACGCCGAATTTACGATTGCAGCGATTTTGAGTTCCGTTGCCAACATGGCCATGGTCGGTGCTGAAATGGTTATTCCACTCTATTTGCAAATCATTCATGGCTTCTCCGCCTTTGAATCCGGACTATCATTATTAGCCGGAGCATTAATGATGGGGGTTATGAGCCCAATTACAGGTCGAGCCTTTGACCGTTTTGGTGCCAAACGTTTAGCTATTTTAGGGATGTTCTTACTGACCATCGGAACCATTCCATTTGCATTCATTACTCGTAATACCGCAACCGTCTATATTGTTGTGCTCTATGCGGTTCGGATGTTCGGGATCGCCATGGTCATGATGCCGGCAACGACTGCTGGGATGAACGCCCTACCCGTTGAATTAATGGGGCATGGGACGGCCGTTAATAACACGACGCGTCAAATTGCCAGTTCCATTGGGACGGCCATCTTGACTTCCGTCTTATCAAACGTTACGGATGCCACTAAACCGGCTCACAGCTTGATCAAGAGTAACCCACTCGGCTACCAGAACGGCTACTTTAACGCAACCTTAAATGGTTACCATGCTGCTTTCTGGGTGGCCGTGGGCTTCTCCGTTGTCGGCCTAGTTGTCGCCTTCTTCATGAAGGGCAAGCAACATTCCGTTAAACCGGTTATGAATACTAAGGAGGTGAACGACTAA
- a CDS encoding metal-dependent transcriptional regulator has protein sequence MTPMKEDYLKIIFELGGTKKKVSNKQIALSLDIAAGSVTEMVGKLVQEGLAKHTPYAGISLTKKGIRYAETLVRKHRIWEDFLVDKLDYDLPDVHTEAEVLEHVTSERLVDSLEAFLGHPTHCPHGGAIPDKDGHYQEDSHTSLADTPDGTTVTIERFIDNHDLLVYLHDTLLKIGQQVTVLKHDPFEGPVTVAIETTGEEIPVSFKAAHNVFVK, from the coding sequence ATGACCCCCATGAAGGAAGATTACTTAAAAATTATTTTCGAGCTTGGTGGTACGAAGAAAAAGGTGTCTAATAAGCAGATTGCTTTAAGCCTAGACATCGCGGCTGGTTCTGTAACGGAAATGGTCGGTAAGTTAGTTCAGGAAGGTTTGGCAAAGCATACCCCTTATGCCGGCATTTCGTTGACCAAAAAGGGGATTCGCTACGCTGAGACGTTAGTTCGGAAGCACCGTATCTGGGAAGACTTTTTAGTCGATAAGCTTGATTACGATTTGCCGGATGTGCATACAGAAGCTGAAGTGCTGGAGCACGTGACGAGCGAACGGTTAGTGGATTCTTTAGAGGCCTTTTTAGGTCATCCCACGCATTGTCCACATGGTGGTGCTATTCCAGATAAGGACGGGCATTACCAGGAAGATAGTCATACGAGTTTGGCGGATACGCCAGATGGCACGACAGTTACGATTGAGCGTTTTATTGATAACCATGATTTGTTAGTTTACTTACATGATACGTTACTCAAAATTGGGCAACAAGTGACGGTTTTGAAACACGATCCGTTCGAAGGACCAGTGACCGTTGCAATTGAAACGACTGGTGAAGAAATCCCCGTTAGCTTTAAGGCGGCGCATAATGTCTTTGTTAAGTAG
- a CDS encoding MerR family transcriptional regulator, whose protein sequence is MDNREDGVFFKKFKEQIHKHQFTIGISDLAKMTGVSQTQLRYWEQKEYIHSLKATEKNATHRYSYGTLMRVHFVKMMLDEGFTLAAAVERANGYNNQMEMMRIFMMTAFQGIEERDGHHMVKLGYFDEAKTQRLYCYIQDEQPHYRLYPVKSEG, encoded by the coding sequence GTGGATAATCGAGAAGATGGCGTATTTTTCAAAAAATTCAAAGAACAAATTCATAAGCACCAATTTACAATTGGGATCAGTGATTTGGCGAAAATGACCGGTGTCTCCCAGACACAACTACGCTACTGGGAGCAAAAAGAATATATTCATAGTCTGAAAGCAACTGAGAAGAATGCGACACACCGCTATTCGTATGGTACGTTGATGCGTGTTCATTTTGTTAAGATGATGCTAGATGAAGGGTTTACACTAGCGGCAGCTGTTGAGCGGGCCAATGGTTATAATAATCAAATGGAAATGATGCGCATCTTTATGATGACGGCATTTCAAGGAATTGAAGAACGTGATGGGCACCATATGGTCAAATTGGGTTACTTTGATGAAGCAAAGACGCAACGTCTGTACTGCTACATTCAAGATGAACAGCCACACTATCGACTTTATCCGGTTAAGTCAGAAGGCTAG